In the Methanobacterium formicicum genome, ATGTCCGTTATATTGTCCGATATCAACCCACTGCCTGTCCAATATCAGCCACGACCCAATAAAGGGAACATTCCTTATTCAGTAAAGTTCATAACTGCGCCCTTTTTTCTCTCCAATGGCACGGACAAGTTTTTTATCCACCAGGTCCGCTAAATATCGTCTTAAGGTTCGCTCAGTTATTCCCGGGGAAATACGAAGAAAATCAGACATGGTTAAAGAACCGTGTTCCTGCATATAAGACACGGCCTGTATCTGACTGCGATTAAGACCCAGACTCTTTAAATATTCCATGTCGTAGACATTTTTCATCATGTAAACTGAAAACCCGGCAAATTCTTCTTTAAATTCCGGTTCAGGGAGACCAGCATCTTGTAAAGATCGGATCATCCGGCGAATACCGGATCCATGAACTTCAACCAGACCGGCCTTAAAGAACATCTCCGCAATTAAAGGATTTCGCGGGGATGAAGGATGGGCCTCTTTAAGTTTTTCAATGGTCAATCCCCCAAAGAGCTCTCCCGGGTTAAAGAACCATATCTGGTCATCAAATATCTTAATCTGGGTCTGGATCTGGGATTTAAAGTAATCCCGGTGGACGATGGAATTTATCAAAGCTTCACGTATAGCCTTGAGGGGGTAATCCCATACTTCTTCCCGAATTAATTTGCCCTTGATTTCGAATTTAACATTGATGGAATTTTTAATGGCTTCTTCAGCTTCTTCAGCCTGCTGGAACAGGTTTCCAGTAATTCTTCGATCAAAGATACTGACCTCATCCTTGAATCTAATGACCCGCACCAGGGCATTGGTGAAGTACTTCTGGGGTTCCTTACCAAAAAGGATAACTGCAGCATTGGTTAATTTACCATTAACTATCAGGTTGAGGCTTTTGAGAATTTGCCAGGTGTCTTCCTCCTCATCGAAAATCCTATCTCTTTTGGCTGCCCGGCTGATGAATCGGGCCACAGATTCCGCATCTATCTCCTCCAGGGTAGCATCGTTGGTCAGACCATCCCAGTTACTGCCCCTTAAGAAGAAATCCCTTAATTTATCCCCCAGTATAGGGGTGGTTTTAGTTCCCTCACGTCTAAAGTATATCCCATTGTAGGAAATGGGGTTAGAACTTTTTTCCACATTAATACACAAAACCTTCTTTTTTTCCCAGGTAAAACAGGAAATAGAATGACGTATACCCATTTTACTGGTTATTTTAGCGGTTATGGTCCGCACACTTTTCTCACTGCAATCAAAACCAGTGACATCTCCCTTATCCGAGACTCCACAAAATAAACTACCTCCACTGGTGTTGGAAAATGCAGATATTGCCCGGAAACCATGTTCATTCATGGATTCTGTAAATTCTACTTGGGTTCCTTTGCCTTCGTCTAAAATTCTGGAGAAATTCATTATAAAGCTCCAATTTCACTTATATTTTTTAAGTCAACCATAATCCTTGGGTTTCAAGATTTATACATCTTCCTATACGTCTTTCCGGTTATACCATAAAGGGGGTGATGACTATTTCAGCAGATTATCCAGATTCAATTTACCATCTACTTTTAAAGGCTCCCCGTGGGCCGGGCAGACCCAGCTGAACTCACAGTCCTGTATGACTTCCAGGGAGCTTCTCAGAACTTCATCATCCCAGTTCATAAAGGATTTCATGGGAGCAATTTTGCCCTGGGATGTTCTAAAAAGGTCACCGGCCAATAAAACGTCCTTATATAGTAAACATACATGGCCGGGGGTGTGTCCGGGAGTGGGTATAACTTGCACTCCATCCACGCCCAATTTTCCATCTTCAGGGTAAGTATTTATCTTACTCGGCTTTTCCACCCTCATGATAAATGAAATTAACCTTTTTATTCCCGGACGGTTTATATCTTGGTAGATATAAGGGATATCTCCCGTGGATGCCCATATTTTAGCCCCAGTTTCCTTCTGCATGAAGGCCAGGCTCCCTACATGGTCCACATCGTGGTGGGTGATAAGGATATGCTTGATCTTGTCAGGTTTTACCCCTATAGTTTTCAAATCATTTAATATTCCTTTGCCCTGCCCTGGGCGTCCTGTGTCAATTAAAATGGTTTCTTCACCCTTAATCAGGTAGGCATAGTTTCCTCTGGTTGAATCGAAGGCATATACTTCCTCAGTTATTTGCAATTTAATTCCCTCCATCTACATGGTCATATAAGTATGTGTACTGAATTTAGGACCTTAAGTAATCTTAACAGTAGGTTTTACTGGTAATTAATTATTTTGAAGTTTATGATTCAGGCCAGTATCATGGCCCCGCCCAGTACCAGGCTAATGGTCACCAGTACCGGTATGTATATCTTTTCAAAGGTTTGGGGATCGATCTTCCTGAGGAGTTTTGGCCCTAAAAATGCGCCTACCGCTGCTCCTCCTGCTAGGAGGAGTATTAAAGTGAGATCCAATTTTCCCAGTAGGAAGTATCCACCCATACCGGTGAGTGAATTGAAGATGAGTACAAATACTGTGGTCCCCACCACCATCATGGCGGGCAGGCCTAAACTGTACAACCCGGCACTGACTGGTGGTGTTCCGCTTATGCCAAATATTCCAGCCAGTAACCCGGATGCCACTCCAAAGAGAGAAGCTATTATTCGCCTGGGTCCGGTGAGTATGATGGGTTCCTTTTCATTGTTTTCTTCCTTTCCGGTTTTTGAATTTTTATTCCTTTTCCAGAAACTCCGAACCATGGGAATGAGCATCAGAAGGGTGAAAACTCCTAAGAGTCTTCTTAAAAGGATGGAAGGTATCATGTTGGCCAGGTAGGCTCCTATCAGTGTGCCCACTATTCCCCCTACTCCTAAAACTAAGCCGGTTCTAATATCCACGTTACCCTCCCGGTAGTGGCTAAAGGCACCCACTGCAGTGGTGGGTAACACCGAGGCCAGTGATGTGGCCACTGCTACCTGAGTGGGGATTCCGAAAACCAGGGTTAAAACCGGTACGTAGAGCCCTCCACCACCACCTCCCATGGTGGAAACTAAAAGACCGATTAAAAATCCAAATAGGGGAATAAAGAGTTGACTAATATCTAACATCCAGTTTGCCTTCTTGTAGGTTTAATTAATATTATGGCCGCGTGCATGTTCATTTTTAACAATCTTACTGATACATTGGGATTTAAATTGATTTTTGATTGGAAATTTTAATTAATAAATGTTTGAAACAATCCCGGCTGTTATTCTGGTTCATCCAGGTCGTCCAGTATTTTAAGTGCGTATTCCCTCATTAAATCCTCTTTTAGGAGTATCAGTTTTTCATTTTTCTCTTTCCCAAATACCACCAGACTATCACCGGGTTTTATGTTGAATTTGTCACGGGCCTCTTTGGGAATAACGATCTGTCCCCTTTCTCCCACTTTCACCTTTCCAAATAGATGGTTATCCATATAACTTCCCATAAACTGTCTCTCCATTATTTTTTAGATTCTACTTATCCCTGACACATGATAAATATAAATTTTCATATAATTCATGTTTAACATATATTTCATACAATTCATATTTAAATTTTGCTTAATAGTTAGTAGTAACCTTGAAAAATTTGACCTTGACTGACTCCAAATTAATGAAAATACTCCAAAAAACACTTCATTCCTAAAAAGGCAGGCCCTGCCCAGTTTGAATAAAATCAACAGAGGGTATTAAAAATAAGAAAAAAATTATACACCAATTAGAAACCAGAAAATACTGATAATAAGAGTGGATCATAAGTCAATCCAATTTTTTTAAAATTCTCCCCACTGTTTTCCAGGTTCGGGTGGTAAGTTCCCGGCCAAATTCTTTTTCCACCCAGCGCATTAAATCCGGTGTTTTCCCCTGGGATAAATTGACTACACTGTAGATTGCACGGTTATGTGCGCCTAAAACAATAAAACCCCCGTTATCTGGATGGTAAGGGAATTTGAATTCTGTTTCTAACCTATTTTTTAGGAAAGTTACATTCGGTTTACATTGGGGGGTGTCTTCAACGTTTTTGAATGGATTTTCACGGACCAAAGATTGTAAATCATCTTTACTGTAAATAATAGCAGTGCTCTGAATATCCAGTTTATTTTTAAGTGCTTTTTCAATGGTTGCTTCCAGTTCACTGGTTTCTCTGGACCCGGTTTTAAAAATGATATTTCCACTGGAGATAACACTTTCGACCTCTTCCCCTCCCAGATCACGAAAAACAGCACGTAAATTTTCATTGCTCATACTGGGATTGGAAGGAGTGATCCCCCGAAGGAGAGCCACGTACTTAGTCATTAAAACATCACCTCATTTTACATTTTTCCTCCAACTATATTATGGAACTCCGGCCCTAAAAATTATCCATGGTGAAGTTGAATACCAATTTCATGTAGTACAGTCAACTTCTTATGAATAGAAAAATAAAGTATTAATTAATTAGGGAAGAGGTGGAATCATGGAAGGTAGTGTAAGTTTTGCAACGGATATTAAAGGACATAAGGTGTGCAAATTTGAAGATGATAAAGTTGCAGTGACTATTGTCCTTAAAAAGGATTATTCTGATGTGGAGGATAAACTCCGAAACTCGGATATACTTAAAGATATTGAAAATGCTTTGGAAACTGTATCCGCTACTGATGAGTTTAGAGAACTGGTGGATAGTTACGGTATGCTGAATATCGATCGAATTGAAGGTTAGATAAAAAAATATTTTTTTAATAAAAATAATTCACTTTTTTGAATGTACCCCCTCATTAGGGAGTAAATAATTTCCTTACTTCTTTTTATTAACTAACACATCCCCCCAGAACAACTAATTTATATCCTATGATGGGAAACTTATCAAAGTATAAATCTAACACTGTGATTATCTAGGAGTCGAAAATAATGATGGAAGAGATTTACGATCGTTCCTTAGAGGGTGAAATAACCAAAGAAGATGCATTAAAACTGGTGGATGCCAACCATTTCCAGTTATTTGACACAGCAGACCGGTTAAGGCAGGAAATTGTGGGAGATGAAGTTTCCTTTGTGGCCAACCGTAACATCGACATCACCGACCACTGTATTATTGGATGTGCTTTCTGCTCCTTCCGGGATAACATTGGATATGAAATGACCACTGAAGAAATTTTGGAAAGCATTAAAGAAGCAGTAGAAGTCAAAGCCAGTGAAATATGCCTATTTGGAGGGGTTATGCCCCACATGACAGTTGACTTTTACTGTGACCTTTTTTCATCCATTAAAGAAGAATACAACATAGAGCTTCACAGTCTATCCCCAGTCGAAGTTTACCATGCGGCTAAAGCATCCAATGTTACTACCAGGGAAGCTTTAACTTCATTTAGGGATGCCGGACTGGACACCCTTACTGGTGCTTCGGCCGAGATACTGGTGGACAGTGTACGGGAAAAACTCTGCCCTAACAAGGTTTCCACCCAGGAATGGGTGGACATTATTACCGAAGCCCACCAACTAGGGATTCCAAGCACCTCTACAATTATGTACGGTAGTATTGAAACCTGGGAGGACCGCATTGACCACCTGATGATCCTGCGGGATATCCAGAGGGAGACCGGTGGTTTCACCGAACTGGTGCCCATGACCTTTCTGGGAAAAAATAACCTGATGGGAGAGGAATCCAGTGGTGCCAGTGGCCTTGATGACCTGAAATTACACGCCATAGCCCGGGTAATCCTGGGGAGGGATATACCTAATATTCAGGCCTCATGGATTAAGATCGGTACCAGAATGGCCCAGATGGCCCTGTGCTGTGGAGCCAATGACCTGGGTGGTACCATGATGGAGGACCTCATCTCCATTGCTGCGGGTTCATCCCACGGTGAGTACCTCTCCCGGGAGGAGATGCACACCCTGATCAAGGATATAGGTCGGATCCCCGTGGAAAGGACTACCCAGTATGAACGGGTAAATTAAAAATCCTGCCCACAACACATAACTCCTCCCTACTTTCTTTAAAACCAATCCTTATCTTTGAATTATATTATTCTATTTGTTCGAGTTTTAACCGGTCTCGTATAATTCTTTGACCTTCTTCAATTCATCAACAATGGCTATTTCCTGGGTGCAGTGTTCTTCACACTGTTTGCAGGCAGTGCAGACGGAAGCTCGACGATTCTCCAGTAGTAGGGCTTCGTAGGAAAACTGGAAACTGGCTTTTTCTTCTGGGCTGCCGAAAAGATGGTAGTCATTGTAGCGGGCAAAGTTCTCTGGTATGTCCACTCCGGCCGGGCAGGGTAGACAGTAGCCGCAGCCAGTGCAGTTGATGGCTAGTTTATCTTTAAAGATGTCCCTGGCTTTACCAATGATCTCCAACTCCTTTGAACTTAAAGAATGGGGTTCGGCAATATTGGCTATCTTTAAATTTTCTTTAACATCTTCCCTGGTGTTCATGCCACTTAAAACCACTGATACCAGGGGGTTATTCCACACCCATCTTAATGCCCATTCAGCAGGTGTTCTTTTAATTTCAGCCTGGTTGAATACCTCCTGAACTTGTGGTGGGATGTTGGATACTAGTTGCCCTCCTCTTAAGGGTTCCATGACGGCAATCCCTAATCCTTTACTGGCTGCGTATTCTAGTCCCTCAGTTCCGGCCTGGTAAACCTCATCCAGATAGTTATACTGCAGGAGACAGAATGACCAGCCATAGTAATCCACGATCTCCTTAAACAGGTCCAGGCGATCGTGGAATGAGAATCCGGCATGTTTTATTTTTCCCTGGTCCAGGGCTTCCTCTAAAAAGGTTTCGAATTTTAATTCTTTCATTTTCTTCCAGTATGCCTGGTTAAGGCCGTGCACCATATAAAAGTCAATGCAATTGGTATTAAGACGTTCCAGCTGGTGTTCCAGATAACGTTCCATATCCTCCTGATTTTCAATTCTCCAGCTGGGGAGTTTGGTAGATAACATAACCTTATCCCGGTATCCATCTTCCAAAACACGGGATAAAAAGGGTTCACTCTCCCCGGTGTGGTACAATCCCGGGCTGTGGTAAGGATAGGCGGTGTCAATGAAGTTAACTCCCTGGTCAATGGCCTGGCGGATCATGACGGTGGCTGTTTCTTCGTCAATTCTGGCAGGATCATCACCCAGTGTAGGAAGGCGCATACACCCAAAGCCCAATACTGAAACCTGCTCGTTGGTTTTTCCAAAATTTCTGTAAAGAATGATAATTCCTCCTTCAGTAGAATTTCTTTGAACATTAAACTAAATTTTTTAAAAGTTACTAAATTTCCAGATACAGTGGTCTAGGGTGAGTGTCTCTTTTTGACTTCACCGTGATCTATATTTAGAACCAGTATCAAATATCAACTTAATCAAATTAAAATAGTAATCAGGGTTTAAAGTAGTTTTTCTAACCATTTGGTAATCTAATTACCATTTGGTAAGCGAGGAGTTGAATTATATGGAAAACAACCATATTCATGAAATATATCACACCATTGAGGATACATTTGATTATCTGGGGAAAAAGTGGAGTATTAAGATTATTAAAGGTTTTTTCTGCCATTGCATACATTTTAAGGATTTTTTAGAAATGAATCCTGATTTAAGCAGTAAAGTACTGTCGGAACGGTTAAAAGAACTGGAACAGAAGGGTATAATTGAAAAAAGGGTAATTAATTCTTCACCAGTTCAAACCGAGTACCATTTAACTGTGAAGGGAGGGAAGTTAAACCGTATAATTTACGAGTTTTTCATGTTCGCTGCGGAAACCACGGAAAATCCCAGTGAAGAATTTAATTTACAGCTGAAAGAGGAACTTGAAGATCTATTCCAGGTTTAAATAGAATAATTTTTTTGGTAAAAATTAAATTTTTACCTAAACTCCCCCTTATTCCCAATTACCGGGGGCCGTGATATTTATTTATTTCAAGGTACAATCATTACCCATGCCTCGGGAAAGTATTTATAAGCGTTATAAACCGGAATTTATACCACAACTAAATAATAATCAAGGTTCTTACTGGTTCCTTTTCAAATCCAACAAAATTATGGTTAAAAATAATGGCAATTCCATACAAATTCCTTTTTTAAAAAATTTAGAGGATTTAGATATTGCACCGGAAAGATCCCAGTACATGGGCACGTTCGATGGATTTCCAGCCTACACTGGAGAGTTATCACCTCAAAGTGCTACACCGGTAGAAATGAATTTTCTAGATCTTCGTTCACTTTATGGGGCTATTAGTGAGGATCTGTACCTCCTGGCAGGCCGGGCATCTCAAATAGCACACTGGGACCGGACCCATCAGTTCTGTGGGCAGTGCGGGAGTCCCACCATGACCAAGGGGGATGAAATGGCTAAAATTTGCCCTGAATGTGGTTTTACGAGTTTCACCCGCCTTTCACCGGCAGTGATTACCGCTATTGTAAAAGATGGTAAATTACTCATGGCCCAACACACCAGAACCACCGGAAATATGTATGGCCTGATTGCCGGGTTTGTGGAGGCCGGTGAGACACTGACTGAAGCTGTGGAAAGGGAAACTCTGGAAGAAGTGGGTTTGAAGGTTAAAAATATAAGTTATTTTGGCAGCCAGTCCTGGCCCTACCCCCATTCCCTGATGGTGGGCTTCACTGCAGATTATGATAGTGGAGAAATCCAAGTGGATGGTAAGGAAATTGTGGATGCCCAGTGGTTCAGTCCAGATGAACTTCCCCGGACACCGTCGGGAATGAGTATTGCGGGGGACCTGATTCAGTGGTATTTGGACCATTATTCACCTTAATCACCCCACAACTTAATTTATTTTTTTTTAAACCCCCCTTAGATCTGGTGAGGTAATGTGCCATATAAATCAACAATATGTGAACAGTTATTATTAAATAATTATAAAAGTTAAAAAATATAGACGTTATTATAATGATTTCTGAACAGATTATACTGATTGGTGCCTTACTTCTTTTCATTAGCATCATAATCAGTAAAACTTCCCACCGACTGGGAATACCCTCGTTACTGGTTTTTCTTTTCATTGGGATGCTGGCCGGGTCAGAAGGTATAGGAGGGATATATTTTGATGATCCCGTGGTTGCCCAGTTCATTGGTATTGTTGCTCTGGTTTTCATCCTCTTCTCAGGAGGTCTGGACACCAAATGGACTGATGTTAAACCAGTTCTATGGAAGGGTGTTACCCTCTCCACTGCCGGTGTTGTTATTACCACCCTGACAGTCGGCTTATTTATAAACTGGATTACCGGGTTT is a window encoding:
- the cofH gene encoding 5-amino-6-(D-ribitylamino)uracil--L-tyrosine 4-hydroxyphenyl transferase CofH: MMEEIYDRSLEGEITKEDALKLVDANHFQLFDTADRLRQEIVGDEVSFVANRNIDITDHCIIGCAFCSFRDNIGYEMTTEEILESIKEAVEVKASEICLFGGVMPHMTVDFYCDLFSSIKEEYNIELHSLSPVEVYHAAKASNVTTREALTSFRDAGLDTLTGASAEILVDSVREKLCPNKVSTQEWVDIITEAHQLGIPSTSTIMYGSIETWEDRIDHLMILRDIQRETGGFTELVPMTFLGKNNLMGEESSGASGLDDLKLHAIARVILGRDIPNIQASWIKIGTRMAQMALCCGANDLGGTMMEDLISIAAGSSHGEYLSREEMHTLIKDIGRIPVERTTQYERVN
- a CDS encoding DUF1697 domain-containing protein, which translates into the protein MTKYVALLRGITPSNPSMSNENLRAVFRDLGGEEVESVISSGNIIFKTGSRETSELEATIEKALKNKLDIQSTAIIYSKDDLQSLVRENPFKNVEDTPQCKPNVTFLKNRLETEFKFPYHPDNGGFIVLGAHNRAIYSVVNLSQGKTPDLMRWVEKEFGRELTTRTWKTVGRILKKLD
- a CDS encoding winged helix-turn-helix transcriptional regulator, which codes for MENNHIHEIYHTIEDTFDYLGKKWSIKIIKGFFCHCIHFKDFLEMNPDLSSKVLSERLKELEQKGIIEKRVINSSPVQTEYHLTVKGGKLNRIIYEFFMFAAETTENPSEEFNLQLKEELEDLFQV
- a CDS encoding aldo/keto reductase, which gives rise to MGFGCMRLPTLGDDPARIDEETATVMIRQAIDQGVNFIDTAYPYHSPGLYHTGESEPFLSRVLEDGYRDKVMLSTKLPSWRIENQEDMERYLEHQLERLNTNCIDFYMVHGLNQAYWKKMKELKFETFLEEALDQGKIKHAGFSFHDRLDLFKEIVDYYGWSFCLLQYNYLDEVYQAGTEGLEYAASKGLGIAVMEPLRGGQLVSNIPPQVQEVFNQAEIKRTPAEWALRWVWNNPLVSVVLSGMNTREDVKENLKIANIAEPHSLSSKELEIIGKARDIFKDKLAINCTGCGYCLPCPAGVDIPENFARYNDYHLFGSPEEKASFQFSYEALLLENRRASVCTACKQCEEHCTQEIAIVDELKKVKELYETG
- a CDS encoding sulfite exporter TauE/SafE family protein, yielding MLDISQLFIPLFGFLIGLLVSTMGGGGGGLYVPVLTLVFGIPTQVAVATSLASVLPTTAVGAFSHYREGNVDIRTGLVLGVGGIVGTLIGAYLANMIPSILLRRLLGVFTLLMLIPMVRSFWKRNKNSKTGKEENNEKEPIILTGPRRIIASLFGVASGLLAGIFGISGTPPVSAGLYSLGLPAMMVVGTTVFVLIFNSLTGMGGYFLLGKLDLTLILLLAGGAAVGAFLGPKLLRKIDPQTFEKIYIPVLVTISLVLGGAMILA
- a CDS encoding AbrB/MazE/SpoVT family DNA-binding domain-containing protein, coding for MGSYMDNHLFGKVKVGERGQIVIPKEARDKFNIKPGDSLVVFGKEKNEKLILLKEDLMREYALKILDDLDEPE
- a CDS encoding MBL fold metallo-hydrolase, translated to MQITEEVYAFDSTRGNYAYLIKGEETILIDTGRPGQGKGILNDLKTIGVKPDKIKHILITHHDVDHVGSLAFMQKETGAKIWASTGDIPYIYQDINRPGIKRLISFIMRVEKPSKINTYPEDGKLGVDGVQVIPTPGHTPGHVCLLYKDVLLAGDLFRTSQGKIAPMKSFMNWDDEVLRSSLEVIQDCEFSWVCPAHGEPLKVDGKLNLDNLLK
- the nudC gene encoding NAD(+) diphosphatase, giving the protein MPRESIYKRYKPEFIPQLNNNQGSYWFLFKSNKIMVKNNGNSIQIPFLKNLEDLDIAPERSQYMGTFDGFPAYTGELSPQSATPVEMNFLDLRSLYGAISEDLYLLAGRASQIAHWDRTHQFCGQCGSPTMTKGDEMAKICPECGFTSFTRLSPAVITAIVKDGKLLMAQHTRTTGNMYGLIAGFVEAGETLTEAVERETLEEVGLKVKNISYFGSQSWPYPHSLMVGFTADYDSGEIQVDGKEIVDAQWFSPDELPRTPSGMSIAGDLIQWYLDHYSP
- a CDS encoding ATP-binding protein, encoding MNFSRILDEGKGTQVEFTESMNEHGFRAISAFSNTSGGSLFCGVSDKGDVTGFDCSEKSVRTITAKITSKMGIRHSISCFTWEKKKVLCINVEKSSNPISYNGIYFRREGTKTTPILGDKLRDFFLRGSNWDGLTNDATLEEIDAESVARFISRAAKRDRIFDEEEDTWQILKSLNLIVNGKLTNAAVILFGKEPQKYFTNALVRVIRFKDEVSIFDRRITGNLFQQAEEAEEAIKNSINVKFEIKGKLIREEVWDYPLKAIREALINSIVHRDYFKSQIQTQIKIFDDQIWFFNPGELFGGLTIEKLKEAHPSSPRNPLIAEMFFKAGLVEVHGSGIRRMIRSLQDAGLPEPEFKEEFAGFSVYMMKNVYDMEYLKSLGLNRSQIQAVSYMQEHGSLTMSDFLRISPGITERTLRRYLADLVDKKLVRAIGEKKGRSYELY